In Rhopalosiphum padi isolate XX-2018 chromosome 3, ASM2088224v1, whole genome shotgun sequence, the genomic stretch taGACTCGATTTTATATAGCAACGcatcataaatgtaaataacacctaatttaatttaaataattaaatttgaaaactatttttataaacgttaaatgtaaattaaattaaatttctcaaataataaattataaaacgatgTCAGAGCAATTGATTAATGAAAATCAAGCCAAACTTTTAACcaacacaaaaaacaaaaataaaaatgttattaagaaGAAGAAGCGGCggcgaaagaaaaaaaaatgtgtatgttgTTCCAGGATATTACGTCCAGATGAATCCTTGGAAAAAGTTGTGGCTAATGACAGAATGATATTCTTGTCTTCTATTCATCCTCCCGTCATTGTAGGCCACAAAAATTGCATTCAAGCACCAATCAAAACACCCAAGCGTAGAGGATTTTTGTTGAACTTGGAAAACTATGGAGTAAGTGTACCTACTTATAGTGTTATTGACTTATtagctattatttattacacatacgTTACACATAATGATTgttaattaggtattaaaagaatttttaattctatatatttctgtatggtttttattagatataaatatatataaaattatactaatataagtataataataaccacaTTAATATGAGACCATTTATACtgctttatttatagttaaaaaccataaaattacaatatcgaCTGTGTAAAATGCTTTTTTGTGTtcgtttaagttatttaaatttaattattgagttAAAGAAACCATATTATCAGTAGGAATTCAATGTAATAATAAGATcagtaaaattgttttcaatttatttccaatttcaataatattgtatacaatagatattggcgaatattacaatattgtaactTAATGGCTAATATCTTAATGGAGCAATGCGgggtacaaaatatttatgcaactaaatattataaaatgtttgtaaccGTTTTTTAGAGAAGGTGGTTACCGGGTGCCGTGACCAAATATGTGGCTGAATTGATGGAGCAAACAAAAGCAGGAACTCTTGGACCGTTACCGGGGAGGATAAGAAATAATAGGAAAATACTAGACTAGTTAGCGATATTCCGTGGAAGGTGTTAAAGAAAAGATTGAACAACCATTTGTGACGATTGTTATAAGCCGATCAAAAAACTAtgtctatataagtatataggtgtataggtgtatatatatttagctatagggatataaaaaaaagtcatcgGGCATCAAACAGCGTTCAAATCTTGTACAGCTATACGCTTAAACTAAGTGCTGTATTATAGCCCCAAATACAAATTTACGTAGGTATAGACTAACTTCTACCACGCGGAATGTAGCAATGTTGGAATGTGTGATAATAAAAGAAATCAGGTCACGGATTTCTgtacaattttaacaatatttaattatgtataaaaaatacatttatttttattattttaatcgattaaaacatttattttatcaattattgatAACTTGGTATAGGCATATAGTTAGGCATTGTAATTGTGTTATGTAGGTTTATAACAATCCACGAAGCAAGGTGGATTTAGAATTTTTGGTGCTACCGTTTTGGTGGTTTATGTAGAATAAAATTGTCCAGCATAATTATCTATGGATAGCACGGAAAGTAATATTTCTTCTCGGCGTATGATAACAGTCAATTAGTAGTAGGTATAAACTTAACTACAATTACACAATAAATGTAGGTTTATACAACAGCGTACGAAACAGCTAGCGTTGTGCGAACGCTATTAATGATttcgttaatattattagaatactgaataatatagGATTTACCAAAGTACCTATATGCCATATAGATTTAAACGTTCATACGCAGTAACAACGTCATGCAGTATCGTAttcaatttgatatattatatacttactcaGATGTAACGAATAAACGAAACACAAAAGTAAAATAGTTTTCATCACTGTTTGCagtgaaattaaatttgtaatttattaagtatacaattatacatatattaggtacatattaaaatcattattttgtagaatttactataaaataaatgtcaaatacATATCTCTGatcaagataatattttattaataggatGTCTGCAACGCACATACGTGGAAAATTTGAATTCAGCtaaatcaatcaaatttaaagttaagaacatcaTTTGTGTTTAGACGATAGCTTTTGACGATACTTTCAAACTTTCTGTGACACGATGATcatttttagtttgtattaCCTACCttacatattcataatttattataggtacttaggtacctaaggaaaaatatttatacatacaacatacaatatacatacatacatacatacaacatatatttatacatatttatactatatatatataactttatataggtacaaagtaGTATAGTAGAATGCTACTAAGTACCTACTAGATATTTTTCTCGGCAAGAATAATTGAGGAATCATAGATACATTTttggtcattataatattatattattatttttttaattattaccgtatcgactataatatataagtagattttaaatcaatgtttAGATCGCCGCCAAGAATGATGGGAAACATATctgtattaaattgaaatattataaaaagccaTCATATTTACCTATATGACTTAGCcataatgactatattataatataggtacttactatataCTAGggtggtttttataattattgttgcttGTTATtgggttattttaaaataaatacgttgtGGAATCTtgtaaatttttgtattaattgatCTTAATTTCATTTAATCAATCATGTGATCATTTTCAACTTCTTTgggaaaaaataaagataaacaaaaaaatatttcaatgctTGTGTTATTTTGGAATctgtatttttaaactaattcgacaaacataatttttatattttcttccgTCAGGCTAAATCTAAACCAAAACGAAACCGACAGCACTTTATAGCTCAGCTTTAGGCTATACTTACGAAGCTACTACATGAATAATGGTTTAATATTTGACTCAAAATCtgcgtattattttatatggcgTCAAATGCATTTGGATTAAACAAAATGTGTTTGTATAAGTACCAATGTCCAATAGTTTTACTTGGAAGTAAAAAGTAtagatgtacataataattagttttaaaattaatttagaaattaaatattttgacaatattttaaaacattctgACAACCCAAAATTCGGCCCGCGCCGCTATTGTATACAGCTcgctttaaattttagaacgaagaattttttgtttatacatttcattattttaaagttttagagagtattttttttcataataaataatttaagaatataaaatttttatttttatctggcacgccaaaaattataatattttttaatttcaaaaaacaatatttccacagtatttttaaaatataattttgctgTGCGGGGCATGTCAAAAAAACGTCTCAAATTGTGTATTGTATggacaatatacattatagagACTATCTGGTTGGTAGATCACGGCGGGTTAAGGTTctcaattgtattttatatctacCGTTTAATAACTCATCGAATATATCCACGGGTGGCCCTTACGgtatacattgtttattattattattttcgtttttataaattatgtcaagTTTGTTTCACTTTTATTGaccattttatcatattatataagtatgcaACAGTCGGCTGTCAACTATGTacctgattattataatatatatatataatatatacatttatgccTGTGTGTAGGATTCAGTTAAACTGGCGAAAATCAGACAAGTGTTTTAGGACGAAATCGCTATTTCATtgcatacttataatatattgtgcgcTAGGTATTCTAGTATAGTATAATTGGTTATTTTAtgcttttacatatttttattggtgtATGCTAGGTAATTGCTAGGTAAGCGCAAAACAAAGTATGTTTGATAAAagtgtgataaaaatataatttaattaatatcgtaattcaaaaatatttttcgtgggaatttaaaacttttacatataatatattattatattttataaaaacaattacattttttaaatatttagattaataataataataacaatttgttttataatattgcctatttgtagtttatactattattgtaccagtgtattactaataattacttaataataattattaatataactatatatttttaagtgtatGATTACGTATGATAAAAGCATAAAGCACTGTTTCCactcaaaatagttttaatagtttttcatattcaaatttaacacattcattatgaTGACTTATAGGTACTCAGTGAGTTAATAATTGTTGTGCttatcattactcattagttatagGTAATCTTTTGGAGTAGTAGAAATGCACCAAATGTCAACTTCAATATCTTTCTGGTAGAAAAGTAAATTTAGTTGTAGTGTTTAAAggggattaaaaataaataataatcttcttacattttttttaataattgtgggAAAATAATTAGGGGAAAATGGGAATTTTTTTGCAAAACCATTTTTACTTTCTCGAATTAtcgttgaattaaaaaaaaaaccaaatactcattactatacatattatgcattttaaaagtcattaatttataacacaataaatattttattatttattataatacaataataaacatatttttattcacgAATTTATCAATAGCGTTCTTAATAtcgatgttgatatttttttcaatgtaaaatattgaagagttattacatttttactttgcAACTCATACGCAGCTATGTATTAACTTTACGCATTGCAGAATAGCTTCGTTCACACGTAGCCGAAAACGGTAAAAcgagaaatattttttcatgcATGGAAtagattataattgtattaactagatttaagaaaaaaaataaatattttgttattgtccAAGATTTtggcaattattattgttgtaaaataagtattttttactttttataacgTTCGATAATTTTTTTCGAGGGGAAGTGTAAGTAGCGATTACttgttatactttatttaaaccTATAACccatgtaaaaaatgtatttgcaaATAGCTTTTTTGTCATCATGCCTACACcaaaactttaattttcaatGACAGCTGAAGTGCTTGAAAATGAGCTCTTTCTGTCAAGCGAATAGTTAATGATACTACGCGGTGGTAAGAAAGATTACTAttcaaatcatatatatatatatatatatttcaataaatactttaaataaatttaaaccagaattgattaataaaaactagTGAAACCTAAAGAGTAAAGGTGTTTGCAAGaatgcaatttttacataattgttaacaattttatttttacttagtttctacaacatttaataaaaatgatttattacgCATGACCTCGCAGTAAATATTAGttgtattcttatttttagATAGGCAgacaatttattgatatttttatcaagtaataaa encodes the following:
- the LOC132927895 gene encoding uncharacterized protein LOC132927895 gives rise to the protein MSEQLINENQAKLLTNTKNKNKNVIKKKKRRRKKKKCVCCSRILRPDESLEKVVANDRMIFLSSIHPPVIVGHKNCIQAPIKTPKRRGFLLNLENYGRRWLPGAVTKYVAELMEQTKAGTLGPLPGRIRNNRKILD